The region TCTTCCGGATTGTTTCCACTCGTAGGCCTTATCATTGCCCTCTTCCTCTATGGCCTTCAGATTTTATCTTCCTGGATTTTCAATCCTCTGACTACTGCCTTCCTGCAGACCCTTGCCTGGGTCATCATGACGGGAGGGCTTCATCTGGATGGACTTTCTGATAGTATTGATGGTCTGGGGAGCCGCCAGAACAGGGATAGAACCCTTGAAATCATGAAAGACAGCCACACTGGTGCCTTTGGAGCTCTTTCTCTGATCCTCCAGATTCTTTTGAAGACCTTCTTTTGTTATGAGATCAATGAGATTGATCCATTATTGATACTCCTTGTCCCTGTCACAGGGCGATGGGGTCAATTGATCAGTATCCTTTATTTTCCCCCTGCCAGGAAGGATGGTATGGGTCACTTTTTTCAGGAACATATGAGGTTCCGGGAATTGGTTTTAGGATTTTTTACAACCCTGCTTGTATATATAGGTACGGGTAAAACCGCGATGCTTTTCATTCTGCCGGTTCATGCTCTTTTTGTATTGTTAACCAGCAGGCGTATCAGCAAAAAGCTGGGTGGTTTAACAGGAGATATTTATGGATTTATATGTGAGACTGGGGAATCTGTTGTTCTTATTATGATACCTGTGTTTTTCGCCGTAAGGCTCTATTTTTCTTTAGGATAATGACTGTATTATTTCATCCATGCCCTTTTCAAGGGATGTGAAAATGAAATCAAAGATTTCTTCTTTTTTATCTTCATCTGTTTCAAAATTGGCTATATATAACTTCTTATCAGCTATCATTCGGCTTGATCCAATGACCCCTTTGACGTTGATTTCGTAAGCTCCCACCTTCAGTCTCATATTTGAAAATGAAGAACCAACCAGCTTGT is a window of Oceanispirochaeta sp. DNA encoding:
- the cobS gene encoding adenosylcobinamide-GDP ribazoletransferase, with translation MIRKLIYALRFMTSLPIPWNENEDLVQVSRSSGLFPLVGLIIALFLYGLQILSSWIFNPLTTAFLQTLAWVIMTGGLHLDGLSDSIDGLGSRQNRDRTLEIMKDSHTGAFGALSLILQILLKTFFCYEINEIDPLLILLVPVTGRWGQLISILYFPPARKDGMGHFFQEHMRFRELVLGFFTTLLVYIGTGKTAMLFILPVHALFVLLTSRRISKKLGGLTGDIYGFICETGESVVLIMIPVFFAVRLYFSLG